GATGGTCGAGCATCGCCGCGTCGAGGCGCTGGGCGATGCGATCGTGCCGGCGTGGCTCGGCGCCACATTGGCGGCTGGAGAAGTCTAACTCGTTTCGCTTCGATCGGTTGTTCCCTTGCGAAGTACGGGGGACGATCCATCCGAAAGGAACCGTGACTAGCTCAGCTTGGCAATCGGGCCAGCCATTCCACGATTTTCGCTTGGCTGGCGGGTAAATAGGCGAGATCATGACCCGCGCCCCTGACGCGCACCAACGCGCCGTTCGGAGAGGCTGCGGCCAATTGCTCGCCATGCCGGATCGGAATCAGCGTATCGTCGGTTCCATGAAGCACGAGCACCGGCGCCGAGACCTGCTTGAGCTTGGTGCGATTGTCGTAACGGTCGCGCAGCAGAAGACCGACGGGCGCCCAGGGATAATGTTGAGACGCCGCATCGGTGAGGCTGGTGAAGCCGGAGACCAGCACGAGCGCCGCCACCTTCTCCTCGCTCGCCAGCTGGACCGCGACGCCGGACCCGAGCGAATTACCGATCAGCACGATCCGCTCCCGCCCCACACCCTGCGCGGCGAGCCAGGCCAGCGCCGCGCGCCCATCACGATATAGGCCGGCTTCGCTGGGGCTGCCGGGATTGGCGCCATAGCCGCGATACTCGACGAGAAGCCGGCCATAGCCGGCGGCATCGAGCCGCTCGGTCGCCCGGTCGGCGCCTGCGAGGCTGTCGCCATTGCCGTGGAAGAAGACGATCACCGGCAGACGGCCAGCGCCCGGCTTATAGGCCGCCCGCAAGGAAAGCCCATCCTCCGTCTCGAGCATGACCGGTCGCATCCCATCGGGGACGCCGGGCTCGGACGACGCGGGCGCGGGATAGATCATCGCGCGCTGAGCCAGAAATAGTCCGCCGAGCAACGCCAGAACCATCACAGTGAAGAGGAGCACGGTCCAGATGGCGAGCTTGAGGATCATCTGCCTCCCCGGTTGATCGCTGTAACGCAAAGAAAAAGGGAGGCCGGTTGCCCGGCCTCCCATATTCTGTCGATCCGCAGTGCGGACCGCGTGGCTTACATGCCCGAGCCCGGACCGTAAGTGATTTCCACGCGGCGGTTCTGCAGTTCGCGGACGCCGTCGGCGGTCTCGACACGCGGACGGCTCTCGCCGAACGCTTCCGAGCTGATCACGCCGTCGGGGATGCCCCGGCCGCCGAGATACGCACGGACCGAGTCCGCACGGCGCTGCGACAGGCCGACGTTGTAGCTCGCCGAACCCGAACGGTCGGCGTGGCCCGCCAGCATGACCTGCGCGTTGCCGCAGTTCTGGTACGCCGAGATCGCGTTGTCGAGAATGCCGGCCGCCTCGGGCGTGATGTCCGACTTGTCCCACTCGAAGAACACGATGTACGGCCCCGGGGTGCAGGGCACCGGCGGCGGCGGCGGCGGCGGGGTCGGCGCCGGCGGCGGGGGCGGCGGAGCCGGCTCCGGCGGCGGCGGCGGCGGCGCAGCCGGCTCGCCGAAGTTGAAGGTCACGCCGCCCAGGATGCTGTGCGAGCGGAACCGGCCTTCGAACTCGCGGCCGGTCACGTCGACCAGCTTGACGTTGTCGGCGTTGAAGAAACGATACTTCAGCGTCACGTCGATGTTGTCGCTGATCGGCTGACGCAGACCCGCGATGACCTGCCACGCGAACACGGTGTCCGAATCGTCGAGGAACGAACCGTTGGTGGTCAGCGCATAGTCGGCCTTGACGCGGGACACGCCCGCACCGCCGCCGATGAAGCCCTGCACGCCATCGTCCTCACCGAAGTCGAGGAGACCGTTGACCATGAAGCTCAGCGCCGACGAGGAGCCGCCTGCATAGTCGAACGTGCCGGCCGGCGCGCTCACGACCGCACCAGCACCGGTGAAGAACGGCGTGGTCACGGTCGAGCTGTAGCCGTCGACGCTCGCGCGGCGATAGCTGACGTCCGCCTCGATGCGGAACCCGCCGAGATCGTAACCGATGACGCCGCCGACGTCCCAGCCATAGTTGTGGTCGACCCGGCTCGCATCCTCGACGGCGCCGATGTCGAAATTGATGTCTTCGACGATCATCGCGCCGCCTTCAACACCCACATACCACGCGTCATCGCGGGCGAGGGCGGGCGTGCTGAGCGCGGTCGAAGCGAGTGCCAGTGTTACGGCAAGCTTCCGCATCATAATCCCCTTTCTTGGTTGCCACTTCGGACAGCGCTAACTTCCTACCTTGTGGAAAGTTTCCGCGCAAGCGAACAAAATCTGGGGACTGTTGCCGGAACGTCACAGTTATCCGCCGTCGATCAGGCCATGTGCCCGCAACGCCTGCAAAATTGCTTCGATCGCCGCGCGGGCCTCGGCGTCGACCACGCTGCCGCCGTCCGGCTCGTCGATCGCCCCCTCGCGCGCACCGACCACCTGCTCGCCATCGATCACGAGCTGCGCCGCGCTGAGCTGACCGGCGCGCCACGCGCCCGAAACATAGCGGGCGGCCAGTTCCTCGCCGGCGATCCAGACGGCCATGCCTTCGCGCGGCGCCGCGAACCGCCATCCACCCTCGGTCCACGACGCCAGCGCGCCCGCCGATCCGGCCCAGGCGCCCGCGGGCGAATCACCCACGATCCAGCATTGGCCCGGAACCGGATCCGGCGGCGGCGCACCGAGGCCGAACGCCTCGACGCACGGCTGCACCAGCATGTCGGCGAGCAGCGTGGCGTAGAAGTGCACGAACGGCTTGTTCGAGTAGGGGTCGCGCAGGATCTGCGTCTCGCCGCGCTCGGCGATCAGATAGCCGGCCTTG
This is a stretch of genomic DNA from Sphingomonas sp. BT-65. It encodes these proteins:
- a CDS encoding OmpA family protein, with the protein product MRKLAVTLALASTALSTPALARDDAWYVGVEGGAMIVEDINFDIGAVEDASRVDHNYGWDVGGVIGYDLGGFRIEADVSYRRASVDGYSSTVTTPFFTGAGAVVSAPAGTFDYAGGSSSALSFMVNGLLDFGEDDGVQGFIGGGAGVSRVKADYALTTNGSFLDDSDTVFAWQVIAGLRQPISDNIDVTLKYRFFNADNVKLVDVTGREFEGRFRSHSILGGVTFNFGEPAAPPPPPPEPAPPPPPPAPTPPPPPPPVPCTPGPYIVFFEWDKSDITPEAAGILDNAISAYQNCGNAQVMLAGHADRSGSASYNVGLSQRRADSVRAYLGGRGIPDGVISSEAFGESRPRVETADGVRELQNRRVEITYGPGSGM
- a CDS encoding DUF2793 domain-containing protein — encoded protein: MLVQPCVEAFGLGAPPPDPVPGQCWIVGDSPAGAWAGSAGALASWTEGGWRFAAPREGMAVWIAGEELAARYVSGAWRAGQLSAAQLVIDGEQVVGAREGAIDEPDGGSVVDAEARAAIEAILQALRAHGLIDGG
- a CDS encoding alpha/beta hydrolase; the protein is MILKLAIWTVLLFTVMVLALLGGLFLAQRAMIYPAPASSEPGVPDGMRPVMLETEDGLSLRAAYKPGAGRLPVIVFFHGNGDSLAGADRATERLDAAGYGRLLVEYRGYGANPGSPSEAGLYRDGRAALAWLAAQGVGRERIVLIGNSLGSGVAVQLASEEKVAALVLVSGFTSLTDAASQHYPWAPVGLLLRDRYDNRTKLKQVSAPVLVLHGTDDTLIPIRHGEQLAAASPNGALVRVRGAGHDLAYLPASQAKIVEWLARLPS